Proteins from a single region of Serinus canaria isolate serCan28SL12 chromosome 28, serCan2020, whole genome shotgun sequence:
- the ARHGEF18 gene encoding rho guanine nucleotide exchange factor 18 isoform X4: MTIAQRGHSQPSLNTAGAVNKFGLISGDMDEGDSGFVKFKQTSDDVISLAPSTADSIFLEDAYSVSLRSEIETDAHEFEAESWSVAVEQPYAKRQRKDVIKRQDVIYELMQTEMHHVRTLKIMLKVYSRAMREELQFSNAVINKLFPCVDELLEMHGQFLLQLKERRKESLEEGSDRNYIIQNIGDLLVKQFSGENGERMKEKYGVFCCGHNEAVSHYKDLLQSNKKFQNLIKKIGNCSIVRRLGVQECILLVTQRITKYPVLVERIIQNTEAGTKDYEELTQALGLIKDTISHVDAMVNECEKGQRLKEIMHKMELKSSGKCKNGLLFRKDDMGQRRLLLDGMLYWKAASGRLKDILAVLLTDVLLLLQEKDQKYTFASVDSKPPVISLQKLIVREVANEEKAMFLISASLKGPEMYEIHTSSKEERNSWMAHIRRAVESCPDEEGGTFNEPEAERRLAEARAAKLKDFQERLNMKDDLILQSLTEKQQIYLEMSEVNGFEDHSQGSRARLLLRGDISENLQGEAILKSAVTEAENLQDFIFTHFGSASCQPEDGSGLPRRAETFGGYDSSPSISSKSGRKNSGGDQRQWDWRGPALSSDVQLHDPSSDAEEGSQTSDGTRLDDSSGVQPTVESQLVHRIQTLLQLLFSLQAVISQQDSYIEVQRATMADREKQYRLQSTRGNLLLEQEKQRNFEKQREELMNVQKLQSQLKLEQQRLEREKSRQQREFELKEAQLQERAEEMRQLRERLSQDREELERQREAYQHDLERLREAQRAVEKERERLDQQKKLKKQNTVSGTFSPEMGQSQMISHSISFNGEGVEPSAAGSKSSVRVSSVAGLEFLERPDLARRDSTTLETRPSLKNEVPIHLLSATNQIQKPAAVQQQIPTKLATFTKGSKEKGGKSKASHRTDSSASVDQKQLLPPRLAGREEAVLRGRRSASPSLPSSQTTAFQPELYGPTDAQPEALSSASATLFKPNNVQVQPLVPSQPNLLNVQDDTSKEDVIFF; encoded by the exons ATGACTATCGCCCAAAGAGGACATTCCCAGCCTTCACTGAACACTGCTGGAGCTGTTAATAAATTCGG GCTAATTTCAGGAGACATGGATGAAGGGGATTCAGGCTTTGTAAAATTTAAGCAGACTTCAGATGACGTTATCTCGCTTGCACCTTCAACAGCAGACTCCATTTTTCTGGAAG ATGCATATTCTGTGTCCCTCCGGAGTGAAATAGAAACAGATGCTCATGAGTTTGAGGCAGAGTCTTGGAGTGTTGCAGTGGAACAGCCTTATgcaaaaaggcaaaggaaagatGTTATAAAAAGGCAAGATGTAATTTATG AACTAATGCAGACTGAAATGCACCACGTTAGGACACTGAAAATAATGCTGAAGGTGTACTCCAGAGCCatgagagaggagctgcagttctCAAATGCAGTCATCAACAAGCTCTTCCCCTGTGTGGATGAGCTGCTGGAGATGCACGGGcagttcctgctccagctgaaggagAGACGGAAGGAATCCTTGGAAGAAGGCAGTGACCGAAATTATATAATCCAGAACATTGGAGACCTCTTGGTGAAACAG TTTTCAGGTGAAAATGGggagagaatgaaagaaaaatatggtgTGTTCTGTTGTGGACACAATGAAGCTGTCAGCCATTACAAAGACCTGCTCCAAAGCAATAAGAAATTCCAAAATTTAATAAAG AAAATTGGGAACTGCTCCATTGTGAGGAGGTTGGGTGTTCAGGAGTGCATCCTCCTGGTCACCCAGCGCATCACCAAGTACCCGGTGCTGGTGGAGAGGATCATTCAGAACACAGAAG CTGGAACTAAAGATTACGAGGAGCTGACCCAGGCCCTTGGTTTGATTAAGGACACCATCAGCCATGTAGATGCCATGGTAAACGAGTGTGAGAAGGGGCAGCGACTCAAGGAGATCATGCACAAAATGGAGCTGAAATCATCTGGGAAATGCAAGAATGGGCTTTTGTTCAGGAAGGATGACATGGGCCAGAGGAGGCTCCTCCTGGATGGGATGCTGTACTGGAAAGCTGCATCAGGGAGGCTCAAAG ATATTCTGGCAGTCCTGCTCACTGATGTACTGTTGCTCTTACAAGAAAAGGACcaaaaatacacatttgcaTCTGTG GACTCTAAGCCACCAGTTATCTCACTGCAAAAATTGATTGTGAGAGAGGTAGCTAATGAGGAAAAGGCAATGTTCTTAATTAGTGCTTCCTTAAAAGGACCAGAAATGTATGAAATTCACACCAGCTCCAAAGAGGAGAGGAATTCCTGGATGGCACACATCCGCAGGGCTGTGGAGAG CTGTCCTGATGAGGAAGGAGGTACATTTAATGAACCTGAAGCAGAGAGGAGGCTGGCTGAAGCAAGAGCTGCAAAGTTAAAAGATTTTCAAG aGCGTTTGAACATGAAAGATGACCTGATTCTGCAGAGTCTCACTGAGAAGCAACAGATTTATCTGGAAATGTCTGAAGTGAATGGCTTTGAAGACCATTCCCAAGGATCccgtgccaggctgctccttcgGGGGGATATCTCAGAGAATCTGCAAGGAGAGGCAATTCTGAAGTCTGCAGTGACTGAAG ctgaAAATCTCCAGGACTTTATCTTCACTCACTTTGGCAGTGCATCCTGTCAGCCTGAGGATGGCTCAGGACTCCCCCGGAGAGCAGAGACCTTTGGAGGATATGACAGTAGTCCCTCAATTTCAAGTAAAA GTGGCAGGAAGAACAGTGGTGGTGACCAGAGGCAGTGGGACTGGAGAGGCCCTGCACTGAGTTCAGATGTGCAACTCCATGACCCCTCTTCTGATGCAGAAGAAGGATCTCAAACT AGTGATGGGACGAGGCTGGATGACAGCAGTGGTGTTCAGCCCACCGTAGAGTCTCAG cTTGTCCATAGGATACAGACGCTGTTGCAGTTGCTCTTCAGTCTTCAG GCTGTGATATCTCAGCAGGACAGCTACATCGAGGTGCAGCGAGCCACCATGGCAGACCGGGAGAAGCAGTACCGGCTGCAGTCCACCCGGGGGaatctgctgctggagcaggagaagcagcgGAACTttgaaaagcagagggaagagctgaTGAACGTCCAGAagctccagagccagctgaagctggagcagcagcgCCTGGAGCGGGAGAAGAGCCGGCAGCAGAGGGAATTTGAGCTGAAGGAAGCGCAGCTGCAGGAGCGCGCTGAGGAGATGCGGCAGCTGCGGGAGAGGCTGAGCCAGgacagggaagagctggagaggcagagggaggccTACCAGCACGacctggagaggctgagggaagcccagagagctgtggagaaggagagggagcgCCTGGATCAgcagaagaagctgaagaagCAGAACACGGTGTCGGGCACCTTCTCCCCAGAAATGGGCCAG AGCCAGATGATCAGTCATTCCATCAGCTTCAATGGAGAAGGGGTGGAACCATCTGCAGCTGGCTCCAAATCCTCAGTGAGAGTGAGCTCGGTGGCCGGGCTGGAGTTCCTGGAGCGGCCGGACCTGGCGCGCAGGGACAGCACCACCCTGGAGACCCGGCCCTCCCTGAAGAATGAAGTGCCAATTCATCTCCTGAGTGCAACCAACCAGATCCAGAAACCAGCTGCAGTCCAGCAGCAGATCCCCACCAAGCTGGCCACCTTCACAAAAGGAAGCAAGGAGAAAGGTGGCAAGAGCAAAGCATCTCATAGGACAGACAGTTCAG cCTCTGTTGatcagaagcagctgcttcccCCCAGGCTTGCTGGACGAGAGGAGGCTGTCCTGAGAGGCAGGAGGTCAGCGAGCCCATCCCTCCCAAGCAGCCAGACCACTGCATTCCAGCCAG aACTGTATGGCCCTACAGATGCTCAGCCAGAAGCACTTTCATCTGCCTCAGCGACCCTCTTCAAGCCCAATAACGTTCAGGTTCAGCCCCTGGTGCCCTCTCAGCCCAATCTGTTGAATGTGCAAGATGATACCAGCAAAGAAGATGTCATTTTCTTCTAA